CCTCTACATGGTCGAAGCCATGGTCAACCAGATCGAGATCGCCAAGGGCTACAAGACCCGCGTCGGTCTCGAGGCGCTGATCGAGACGGCCCTCGGCATGGCCAATGTCGAGACGATCGCCGCCTATGGCGGACGCCTCGAAGCGCTGCATTTCGGCGTCGCCGACTATGCCGCGAGCCTGAAGGCCCGCACCGTCAATATCGGCGGCCTCAACCCCGACTATCCGGGCGACCAGTGGCATTTCGGCCTGTCGCGCATGACCGTCGCCTGCCGCGCCTACGGCCTGCGCGCCATCGATGGGCCGTTCGGCGATTTCTCCGATCCGGAAGGTTACAAAGCTGCAGCACGCCGCGCCGCCGCCCTCGGTATCGAGGGAAAATGGGCAATCCATCCGAGCCAGATCGCGCTCGCAAATGAAATCTTCTCGCCGCCGGAAAAGGAGGTCGACCGCGCCCGCCGCATTATCGAGGCGCTGAAGGTGGCCGAGAGCCAGGGCAAGGGTGCCGCCTCGCTCGACGGCAAGATGATCGACGCCGCCTCCGAGCGCATGGCGCGCAATGTGCTCGCCACCCATGAAGCCATCACCGCCGGCCGCTGAGAGGAGGAAGACATGGACATTCACGAATACCAGGCCAAGGAACTTCTTTCCCGCTACCAGATCCACATCCCGCGCGGCGGTCTCGCCTACAGCCCCGAACAGGCGGCCTATCGTGCCAGGGAGATCGGCGGCGACCGCTGGGTGGTCAAGGCGCAGATCCATTCCGGCGCGCGCGGCAAGGCGGGCGGCATCAAGCTCTGCTCGACCGATCACGAGATCGTCGAGGCCGCCGACTCCATGCTCGGCCGGACGATCGTGACGCACCAGACCGGACCGCAGGGAAAACTCGTCAGCCGCCTCTATGTCGAGGAGGCGATGGATATCGCGCGCGAGATCTATATCGGCTTCGTGCTCGACCGCAAATCCGAGCGGATCATGATCGTCGCCTCGTCCTCGGGCGGCATGGAGATCGAGGAAATTGCCGAGGCCGAGCCGGATTCGATCATTCGCGCCACCGTCGATCCGGGCGTCGGCATGCAGGACTTCCAGGCCCGCGAGATCGCTTTCGGACTCGGCATAGACAATGCCCTGATCGGCCGTGCCACCCAGACGCTGCTCGGCTGCTATCGCGCCTTCGTCGACTATGACGCCTCGATGCTGGAGATCAATCCGCTGGTCGTCACACGCCGCGGCGATCTCGTTGCGCTCGACGCCAAGATGAGCTTCGACGAGAATGCGCTCTTCCGCCGGCCGCATATTGCCGAGATGCGCGACAAGAGCCAGGAGGACCAGCGCGAGACCTATGCATCCGACCGCGGCCTCTCCTATGTCGGGCTCGATGGCAATATCGGCTGCATCATCAACGGTGCGGGTCTGGCCATGGCGACCATGGACATGATCAAGATCGCCGGCGGCGAGCCCGCGAACTTCCTCGACATCGGCGGCGGCGCCTCGCCCGACCGCGTGGCGAAATCCTTCCGCGCCGTACTCACCGACAGACAAGTCGAGACTATCCTCGTCAACATCTTCGCCGGCATCAACCGCTGCGACTGGGTGGCCGAGGGCGTGATCAAGGCACTGAGGGAAGTCGGCGTGCCGGTGCCGCTCGTCGTCCGCCTCTCCGGCACCAACATGGAGGAGGGTCGGCGCATCCTCGCCGAGTCGGGCGAAAACATCATCGTCGCGGAAACGCTGGCCGAAGCTGCGGACAAGGCAGTCGCGGCATGGCGTTCGTTCACCGCCAACAAGGCTGCTTGAGGGAGGCTCCCATGTCCATTCTGCTCGACAAGAACACCCGCGTCATCGTTCAGGGCTTCACCGGCAAGATCGGCAGCTTTCACGCCGAAGACATGAAGCGCTACGGCACCAATGTGGTCGGCGGCGTCACCCCCGGCAAGGGTGGCCAGGCGCATCTCGGCATGCCGGTCTTCAACACGGTAAAGGGCGCCGTGCAGGAAACCGGCGCCGATGCCTCTATCATCTTCGTGCCGCCGCCCTTTGCGGCCGACTCGATCATGGAGGCGGCGGATGCCGGCATCCGGCTCTGCGTCTGCATCACCGACGGCATTCCCTCCCAGGACATGATCAGGGTCAAGCGATACATGCGGCGCTACCGCTTCGAGGATCGCATGACCCTGATCGGGCCGAATTGCGCCGGCATGATCACGCCCGGCGAGGCGATGATGGGCATCATGCCGGGCTCGATCTACCTGCCCGGCCGCATCGGCATCGTCGGCCGCTCGGGGACGCTCGGCTATGAGGCCGCAAGCCAGATGAAGGCGCTCGGCGTCGGCGTGTCGACCTCGATCGGCATCGGCGGCGACCCGGTCAACGGTTCGTCCTTCAAGGACATGCTGGAACTCTTCGAGAAGGATCCGGGCACGGATGCGGTGCTGATGATCGGCGAGATCGGCGGCCCGCAGGAGGCGGAAGCAGCGCTTTGGGCGCGCGACCACATGAAGAAGCCGCTGATTGCCTATATCGCCGGGCTCTCGGCTCCGAAGGGGCGCCGCATGGGGCATGCCGGCGCGATCATCTCCGCCTTCGGAGAATCGGCCCAGGAAAAGGTCGAGATCCTGAAGAGCGCCGGGGTCACCATCGTGCCGACGCCGTCTTCCTTTGGGGAGACCGTGGCCGACGTCTTGTCGGCCATGAGCAAGGCAGCCTGAGTGGGGCTGCACGCGTTTTTGCAGCCGGCGCTGGCCGGAGGCGCAGCGCGCTTGATCACATAAGAAAACAATCAAAACGGCCGCGATCCGCCGGACAGGGTCGCATGAGTGGGACAGCGGCCCGGATTGGAGCGGGCCAGCGCAAAATCAACTGGGAGGACCAACAATGCAGCAATCACGACCTAGTGGGATAGATCCGGCCGTCTTCTGGCCGGCGATGTTCATCATCCTGGGGTTTGTCGGTTGGGGAACGATATTTCCCGACAACCTGTCGTCGATCTCGAAGGTGGTTCTCGACACGATCATCGACGATTTCGGCTGGGGCTTCGTGGTCTCGTCGGCCGGTTTCCTGATTTTCGCCCTCTTCCTGGCCGTGAGCCGCCTCGGCAAGATCCGGCTCGGACAGGACGACGAGCGGCCGGAATTCCGCACCGCATCCTGGATCTGCATGATGTTCAGCGTCGGCATGGGTATCGGGCTGATGTTCTGGGGCGTCGCCGAGCCGATCTATCATTTCGCCAGTCCCCCGCACGGACAGGCAGCGCCGAAGAGCCTGGAAGCGGCTCTCGTCGCGATGAAATATTCGTATTTCCACTGGGCGCTGCACCCCTGGGCCATCTATGCGGTCGTCGGCCTGGCGATCGCCTATTTCACCTTCCGGAAGGGCAAGCCGAACCTGATCTCCGCCGCCTTCACGCCGATCCTGGGAGAGGCGGCGAGCGGCCCGATCGGCAAGGCGATCGACGTGCTTGCCTTGATCGCGACGCTGTTCGGGACTGCCACATCGCTCGGTCTCGGTGCCCAGCAGATCAACAGCGGCATGGATTTCCTCTGGGGCACCGGTGTTTCGAATGGTATCGCGCTGACCATCATCGGCGTCATGACCGTGCTGTTCATCCTCTCGGCCGTCTCGGGCGTCGGCAAGGGAATTCAGTTTCTCTCCAACATGAACATGATCGTTGCCGTTCTGCTATTGGCCTTCCTGCTCTGCATCGGCCCGACGATCTTCATCTTCAACACCTTCGCGGAATCGCTCGGCTTCTATCTCAGCGACATCGTCAACATGTCGTTCCGCACCGCGGCCTTTAGCGACGGCAAATGGCTCGGCAGCTGGACGATCTTCTACTGGGCCTGGTGGGTTTCCTGGGCGCCCTTCGTCGGCGTGTTCATCGCCCGCATCTCGCGCGGCCGTACGATCCGCGAATTCGTCATCGGCGTTCTGTTGATCCCGAGCGGCGTCACCTTCATCTGGTTCACGATCATGGGCGGCACTGCGCTCCATTCCGAACTCTTCGGCGCTGGCGGCATCGTCGATGCGGTCAACAACCAGGGCGCGGCTGTCTCGCTCTTTGCACTGCTCGCGCAATATCCGTTCGCCTGGCTGACGTCGCTGATCGCCATTTTCCTCGTCGCGATCTTCTTCATCTCGGGCGCGGATGCAGGTTCGGTGGTGATGGGAATGCTGTCGTCGCGCGGCACGCTCGAGCCGAAACCCGGCGTCGTCGTGCTCTGGGGTGTGCTGGCCGGCGCTTCGGCCTCCGTGCTGCTCGTCATGGGCGGGCTTCAGGGCCTGCAGACCGCCTCGATCATCGCCGCGGCTCCATTCCTGCTGGTCATGGTCGGCCTCTGCGTCTCGCTGTGGCACGCCCTCCTCGACGAACTCGAGGAGGGACGGTCGTCGCGAAGGGCGCCGGCTTCCGCTACCGCCGCCGATGCCGCCGGGCCTTGAGCCGGAAGCAGCGAAATAGTCCCGCCCACTACCAAGAAGCGGTCAATCCGCGCTTCACATGCAGCGTCGCGACCTTGGAAGCGTGCATGAAAATGCGTGCGCCCGATCGTCTCGAAGCATCCCATGTCGCAATTTGCACCACCTTGGACGTCGAATTGTCCAACATTGTCGCCGGAGCAACTACCCGATCCCGGGATCGAGATTGGCACATTCGGCCACAACGAATGTCCGTTTCAACGATCACCAACGACGGGAACGGTCCTACCCCAACACAGAGGTTAGAAATGATTTCCGACTCAGACCTTTTCGCTCATCGGCTGGAAGCAATGAAGCGTACCGAAGGCGGCGCCCCTTCGCTGCCGACAAATCCGTTCTTCGGAGTCGGCCCAATCACCGATGCAACGACGGACGAGGTCGACAGCAGGCTGCGGCGGTATGAATTCGACAAATGGATCGAGAGCACCTACCGGAAATACGATGACACCGGCAAGGATATCGGCGCGTTCACAACCGCTGAGCTTTCGCGCAGCATGCACCGCGGTTACCCGGCGGATAAGATCCTGCTTGATATGATGCGGGCCATCCATCGGTATTTCGCATTCCCCAAGTCGAACAGGATAGCAGTGGGCCTGGGGGGCGGACACAGCGGCTATACCGTGTGCGTGCAGCATCTCCTCAATGCAAATGACGCGAGCCAGCGGGTCTACGTGGACACGCCGCGCCCCGAAAGTGATGGCGCCGGCGGTTCCGGTTTCTTCAGGCAATCCTGGGCAACCCAGCTCATCGAGATGCATCGCTTCGCGGAGAAGGGCGACGAGAGCAGGATTCACTTTGCGAAACGCGAGGGGGCAATCCCCTCGGCAAAGGCGCTCGCCGAACTCGGCGTCTCGGTCTTCATTGGCGTCGGTCACGAAACAACCGGTGCGAATTCCTATACCAAGGAGGAGATTGCGGAACTTCTGGCATGGCTGGACGGCGATCCGGAAAACCGGCATGCCGTGTTCGACGCGACGTCCATGCTCGGGGCGATGCCTTGGGATCCCGAAGTCGTCCGGGCGGTGATGGCCAAGTGCTGCTTGTTCATGCCGTTCCAGAAAGCGATTGGCGGCATATCCGGCTACTTCGTCGCATCCTTCACGCCGGCGGCTCTGGCATTGATCGAGCGCAACCAGAGCAATCCGTCCTGGGCAATCCCGAGGCAGCTGAAGATTGCGCCGCCAATCAATCCCCGGCAGCCGTTCAGCAGCAAGCGGTCCGTCGATGCCGGCCCGTTCTACGACGCCGAGGAAGACAAGATGCTCGGCGGTGTCATCAACACCTATAGCGCCCTGGCGTTTGCCGAGACGACCTTTGGACTCCTGCAGACCGAACGGCGCGTCGGCTCGGTCGACGAATTGAACAAGCGCTCGGCCACGAACCGCAGGCTGGTAAACGAATGGGTGGACCGCAACCGGCTGTTTAGCCTGGTCGTGGAAGACGAGGAGCGGCGCGGCGCGGCGGTCACGCTGTTGAAGGTCAATGACGGCGGCATCTCATCGTCTGATCTCCATGCGCGCATCATTGCAAGGTCGAAGCAGATCCTGGGCTACGAAGGAATTACCCATCCGAACGGTGTCCATGAAAAAGGTCTGGATGCCGCGCGTTACGTGAACGCCTTCCCCGGCACTCCCGGTGATTATCGCGCCTGGATCGGCGGCATTCGGGAACCTGAGGATGTCATCGCACTGCTCGAGAACCTCAAATACGCCTATCTCCGGGCCAAGATCGTGGTCATCGAGGAAGAACTCGAGAGCAGAGGAAGCCGCGTCGATTACGACGAACCTGCGGGCGATGGCGCTGCGTCCGTGCGCGAAGGCACTTTCAAGGTGTTGATCGCCGATGCGATTGGCCTGCGCTTCAACGCGGCAGGCGGCCTCGATCACAGTGAATTGGCCGCATACATTTACGAAAAAGGCGGCGTGTTCCACGAAAACTCCGCGAACGACGTGAGCTCGGCCGAGGACGGCAAGATCCATTTCTTCTACCGGCCCCACCTTAGCACCGCCGATGAGTTACTGGCTGAGGCGGGCGACGGCCAGTATGACGCGGTCATCGCGGCCGCAACGTTCATCCCTCAGGGTGCGAAGTTCCGTCTCGGCGGTGTCCGCATCGGCACGGGCACCGGGAACATGGGATCGGCTTCCTGGGGCGGGCCGAATGGCGAGGGAGGCGAGGCCCCGCTGATGAACACGCCGGGCATCAACAGCCGGGCGACCGCGCAGATGGCGGTAAAGGCGCTTCTCAAGGTCCTGCCCGATCTGCCGGTGGAGGAGTTGCACGCCCGGGTCATCGGCGGTGACTTCGATACAGGCAAAAACCTGGCCGAATATCCGACCGAAAAGCTTGAAGGAAAGAGGATCGCGATCCTCGGCTATGGCAACATTGGCCGGGAACTCGCACGCCTGGCGAAGGCGTTCCACATGGATGTTGTCGTCTATGCCCGACCGGCACATCGCGACAACATCATCGCGGAAGGTTACGAGTACGCCGCTACTCCGGCGGAGGCCGCGGGTGGTTCGGACGTATTGTCGGTTCATCTGGGCCTCGGAAAACTGGATCCGGCTACGGGGACGTTCTCCAATACCGGAGTCGTCGATGCCGAGGTCCTGTCCGCGTTGAACGACAAGGCAGTCCTGCTCAACTATGACCGCGGCGAGCTCGTGAACGTGGCCGACCTGGACAAGGCATTGACATCCGGCAAGGTAAGGCACGCGGCAATCGACGCCGACATCTTCAAGACCTCGGACGGACCGAGCGGCCCGATGAAGCCGTATCTTTCGCTTCTGCCGAAGCATGCCGGGAAGCTCGAACTCCTTCCGCACGCGGCCGCCGATACCGACCATCCGACCCGTGTGGCCGGGGCGAAGCAGGCTGTCGATCAGATCGTTGACGCGATACGCCTGCACTCGGTCACGAACCTCAAAGGTGATCTGCCCGCCGGCTATGTATCGCAAGGTGCGAGAACGCCGTCGGGAATTGGGCCTGTCACGCGATCCGCTCTCAACCGTGTCGCCAATGACAAGAACCTTCTCGTCCAACTGCGGGATGTGAGCGAAAAGATAGCCGCGATCCTCGGAGCGCTCGATGCGGTCTCTGAAGATGCACACAAGGCCCGGATCGTCGAGCGCTATCGCTCACTGCTTGCAGAAAACGCGATGCTGCAAGGTCAGCTTCTGAAGTCCGCGGGTCTAGTGGCGCCTGCCGCCAAAGACTGAACTGATAGTTCCAAGACCAGCCGGGAGCCGCCGTTTGCGGCTTCCGGCCGCCCGCCGAAGGAACCTTGTCAGCGCAAACCTACTCGCTCCTGCATTTCAGCTGGTCGCTCTCAACGACGTGCGGAATTGTTGGGGCGTGTCGGCGAATCTGCGGCGGAACAATCGGCTGAGATGCGATGCATCGCAGAAGCCGCTTTCGGCGGCAATCAAAGCGATTGACTTGTCTGTGTTTGCGAGCAGGTGGCGGGCCAGCAAAAGCCGCATATCGATAAAGGCGACCAGTGGCGAACTTCCGAGTTCCTCGCGGAAATGCCTTTCAAGCCGACGCTTTCCGACGTTGAGATGACTTGCGATTTCCGCAACAGGGAGCGGAGTGTCGAGGTTCTGCTGCATCAGCAGAAGCGCCTTCCTGACAAGCGGGTCCTTCGTCTTGAAATCGAGCGTAAGCCCCGGCTGCGGCGCTCCTCCTTCCTCCGCCCCACTGATCATCATGATGTTCAGGCTCTTCGTTGCCTGTGCTTTGCCGATATGCCTGTCGACCAGGAATGCGGCGAGGTGAGCGGTGCTGGCGCCGCCCGAGCACGTCAGACGGTCGCGATCGACAACGAAGATTTGGTCGGACACCGGCTTCAGACCATCGAATTGCGACAGAAAATCCTGGTGATGAAACCAGCTCACGCAGCCACGGTACCCATCCATCAGCCCGGCACGATGGAGAGTGAATGTGCCGGTGCACAGGCCAACGAGCGGAACGCCGGCCGCCGCGGCCTTCTGCAGGAATTCGTCTATCTGCTCATCACTGCGAGCCACTTCGTCGAGAAGACCGCCGACCACGACGATGTAATCAAATCGCCTTGGATTGCCAAACGGCTCCTGGGGCTGAATTGAAACGCCGCAACTGGCGCTGACCGGTCTCATATCGGCGGCAATGACGCTCCACCGGCACTGAATGGGGCGGCTGCGGTCCCCCTCGTCCGCGGCAAGCCGCAAGACGTCCACGAAGTTGGCGAAGGCGCAGAGCGTAAAGCGCCGCAACAGCACAAATCCCACCGTGAGGCGAACGTCTTGATCGCGCCGCGAGCTGACGTGGGAGGGGTTGACTGAAGTCATCGGCCAATGTCTCGTTTCTACCGGCAATATGACGCATTCATTCTTTTCAGAATTTGCGCATAGGTCAATACTCCCTGCGTGTTGGAGGAGCGAACAGCCGCGCTGACCCGGATGGTGCGGCGGCTGTTTCGGCATGGATCGGAGGCATTTGCATGAGAACGCTGAGCGCTGAACCGCGTCTGTTTGTTTTCTACCTGGTCCCGGACTTCACGATGATGGCGTTCTCCTCCGCGGTCGAGGCGCTCAGGATGGCCAACGCCGTCCTCGGATACGACGCCTATGCCTGGCGGGTGGCCACTGCCGATGGCGGGAAGGTCCGTGCAAGCTGCGGGCTCACCTTGGAAGCGGACAGCTCCATCGCGGTAGAACGCCAGCATCTCGCGACGCTCCAGCGACCCTCCATGGCTCTCGTTTGCGGCGGCAAGCACATCCATAGACATGTCGACCGGGCAGCCGAGGCATGGTTACGCGAATGTCGGCAGCGTGGCGTCGCGCTCGGAAGCCTGTGCACAGGCACGCATATCCTCGCCAGAGCGGGGCTGCTCAACGAGAAAAAATGCGCGATCCACTGGGAAAACATCCCCGGCTTTGTCGAGCAGTTTGGCAGCGCAAGCGTCAACACGGGTATCTACGAAGTTGACGGCA
This DNA window, taken from Sinorhizobium fredii NGR234, encodes the following:
- a CDS encoding HpcH/HpaI aldolase/citrate lyase family protein, translating into MSHTINHLRRLRLQRSELAVPGSNPEMIEKAASSDADYIFLDIEDAVAPPDKERARANIVQALNQIDWRDRGKTISVRINGLDTHYMYRDVVDLMEQAGDRIDTLLVPKVGVPADLYMVEAMVNQIEIAKGYKTRVGLEALIETALGMANVETIAAYGGRLEALHFGVADYAASLKARTVNIGGLNPDYPGDQWHFGLSRMTVACRAYGLRAIDGPFGDFSDPEGYKAAARRAAALGIEGKWAIHPSQIALANEIFSPPEKEVDRARRIIEALKVAESQGKGAASLDGKMIDAASERMARNVLATHEAITAGR
- a CDS encoding malate--CoA ligase subunit beta, whose product is MDIHEYQAKELLSRYQIHIPRGGLAYSPEQAAYRAREIGGDRWVVKAQIHSGARGKAGGIKLCSTDHEIVEAADSMLGRTIVTHQTGPQGKLVSRLYVEEAMDIAREIYIGFVLDRKSERIMIVASSSGGMEIEEIAEAEPDSIIRATVDPGVGMQDFQAREIAFGLGIDNALIGRATQTLLGCYRAFVDYDASMLEINPLVVTRRGDLVALDAKMSFDENALFRRPHIAEMRDKSQEDQRETYASDRGLSYVGLDGNIGCIINGAGLAMATMDMIKIAGGEPANFLDIGGGASPDRVAKSFRAVLTDRQVETILVNIFAGINRCDWVAEGVIKALREVGVPVPLVVRLSGTNMEEGRRILAESGENIIVAETLAEAADKAVAAWRSFTANKAA
- the sucD gene encoding succinate--CoA ligase subunit alpha; the protein is MSILLDKNTRVIVQGFTGKIGSFHAEDMKRYGTNVVGGVTPGKGGQAHLGMPVFNTVKGAVQETGADASIIFVPPPFAADSIMEAADAGIRLCVCITDGIPSQDMIRVKRYMRRYRFEDRMTLIGPNCAGMITPGEAMMGIMPGSIYLPGRIGIVGRSGTLGYEAASQMKALGVGVSTSIGIGGDPVNGSSFKDMLELFEKDPGTDAVLMIGEIGGPQEAEAALWARDHMKKPLIAYIAGLSAPKGRRMGHAGAIISAFGESAQEKVEILKSAGVTIVPTPSSFGETVADVLSAMSKAA
- a CDS encoding BCCT family transporter, with the translated sequence MQQSRPSGIDPAVFWPAMFIILGFVGWGTIFPDNLSSISKVVLDTIIDDFGWGFVVSSAGFLIFALFLAVSRLGKIRLGQDDERPEFRTASWICMMFSVGMGIGLMFWGVAEPIYHFASPPHGQAAPKSLEAALVAMKYSYFHWALHPWAIYAVVGLAIAYFTFRKGKPNLISAAFTPILGEAASGPIGKAIDVLALIATLFGTATSLGLGAQQINSGMDFLWGTGVSNGIALTIIGVMTVLFILSAVSGVGKGIQFLSNMNMIVAVLLLAFLLCIGPTIFIFNTFAESLGFYLSDIVNMSFRTAAFSDGKWLGSWTIFYWAWWVSWAPFVGVFIARISRGRTIREFVIGVLLIPSGVTFIWFTIMGGTALHSELFGAGGIVDAVNNQGAAVSLFALLAQYPFAWLTSLIAIFLVAIFFISGADAGSVVMGMLSSRGTLEPKPGVVVLWGVLAGASASVLLVMGGLQGLQTASIIAAAPFLLVMVGLCVSLWHALLDELEEGRSSRRAPASATAADAAGP
- a CDS encoding NAD(P)-dependent oxidoreductase, which codes for MISDSDLFAHRLEAMKRTEGGAPSLPTNPFFGVGPITDATTDEVDSRLRRYEFDKWIESTYRKYDDTGKDIGAFTTAELSRSMHRGYPADKILLDMMRAIHRYFAFPKSNRIAVGLGGGHSGYTVCVQHLLNANDASQRVYVDTPRPESDGAGGSGFFRQSWATQLIEMHRFAEKGDESRIHFAKREGAIPSAKALAELGVSVFIGVGHETTGANSYTKEEIAELLAWLDGDPENRHAVFDATSMLGAMPWDPEVVRAVMAKCCLFMPFQKAIGGISGYFVASFTPAALALIERNQSNPSWAIPRQLKIAPPINPRQPFSSKRSVDAGPFYDAEEDKMLGGVINTYSALAFAETTFGLLQTERRVGSVDELNKRSATNRRLVNEWVDRNRLFSLVVEDEERRGAAVTLLKVNDGGISSSDLHARIIARSKQILGYEGITHPNGVHEKGLDAARYVNAFPGTPGDYRAWIGGIREPEDVIALLENLKYAYLRAKIVVIEEELESRGSRVDYDEPAGDGAASVREGTFKVLIADAIGLRFNAAGGLDHSELAAYIYEKGGVFHENSANDVSSAEDGKIHFFYRPHLSTADELLAEAGDGQYDAVIAAATFIPQGAKFRLGGVRIGTGTGNMGSASWGGPNGEGGEAPLMNTPGINSRATAQMAVKALLKVLPDLPVEELHARVIGGDFDTGKNLAEYPTEKLEGKRIAILGYGNIGRELARLAKAFHMDVVVYARPAHRDNIIAEGYEYAATPAEAAGGSDVLSVHLGLGKLDPATGTFSNTGVVDAEVLSALNDKAVLLNYDRGELVNVADLDKALTSGKVRHAAIDADIFKTSDGPSGPMKPYLSLLPKHAGKLELLPHAAADTDHPTRVAGAKQAVDQIVDAIRLHSVTNLKGDLPAGYVSQGARTPSGIGPVTRSALNRVANDKNLLVQLRDVSEKIAAILGALDAVSEDAHKARIVERYRSLLAENAMLQGQLLKSAGLVAPAAKD
- a CDS encoding GlxA family transcriptional regulator, translated to MTSVNPSHVSSRRDQDVRLTVGFVLLRRFTLCAFANFVDVLRLAADEGDRSRPIQCRWSVIAADMRPVSASCGVSIQPQEPFGNPRRFDYIVVVGGLLDEVARSDEQIDEFLQKAAAAGVPLVGLCTGTFTLHRAGLMDGYRGCVSWFHHQDFLSQFDGLKPVSDQIFVVDRDRLTCSGGASTAHLAAFLVDRHIGKAQATKSLNIMMISGAEEGGAPQPGLTLDFKTKDPLVRKALLLMQQNLDTPLPVAEIASHLNVGKRRLERHFREELGSSPLVAFIDMRLLLARHLLANTDKSIALIAAESGFCDASHLSRLFRRRFADTPQQFRTSLRATS